A single region of the Populus nigra chromosome 2, ddPopNigr1.1, whole genome shotgun sequence genome encodes:
- the LOC133681794 gene encoding tyrosine-protein phosphatase DSP1 isoform X2, translating to MKIDHNSTTSATNGGDTTICRTIEVAVFDRRDLSPPPVVASPSPVVGDELNLIPPLNFAMVDNGIFRSGFPDSANFAFLQTLGLRSIICLCPEPYPEATTEFLKDGGIRLYQFGIEGYKEPFVNIPEDTIREALKVVLDAKNHPVLIHCKRGKHRTGCLVGCLRKLQKWCLSSIFDEYQRFAAAKARVSDQRFMELFDVSTLKHMPMSFSCSKR from the exons ATGAAAATTGACCACAACTCCACCACCTCTGCCACCAACGGAGGCGACACTACCATCTGCAGGACTATCGAAGTGGCAGTTTTTGACCGCCGCGATCTCAGTCCACCTCCGGTCGTCGCTTCTCCTTCTCCGGTTGTCGGAGACGAACTCAATCTTATTCCACCTCTAAACTTTGCTATGGTAGATAATGGCATCTTTAGGTCTGGTTTTCCTGACTCTGCTAACTTCGCTTTTCTCCAAACTCTCGGCCTCCGCTCTATCAT ATGTCTATGTCCTGAGCCGTATCCAGAGGCGACCACGGAGTTTCTAAAGGATGGTGGAATCAGGCTCTATCAATTTGGGATCGAAGGTTACAAG GAGCCATTCGTAAACATCCCAGAGGATACAATTCGTGAAGCACTGAAAGTGGTCCTTG ATGCAAAGAATCATCCAGTTTTGATTCATTGTAAACGAGGAAAG CACCGAACTGGTTGTCTTGTGGGTTGCCTGAGAAAATTGCAAAAGTGGTGTCTCTCATCCATATTTGATGAGTATCAGCGGTTTGCAGCTGCGAAGGCTAGGGTTTCGGATCAAAGGTTTATGGAGTTGTTTGATGTTTCTACCTTAAAGCATATGCCAATGTCATTTTCATGCTCGAAGAGGTAA
- the LOC133681794 gene encoding tyrosine-protein phosphatase DSP1 isoform X3 — MKIDHNSTTSATNGGDTTICRTIEVAVFDRRDLSPPPVVASPSPVVGDELNLIPPLNFAMVDNGIFRSGFPDSANFAFLQTLGLRSIICLCPEPYPEATTEFLKDGGIRLYQFGIEGYKEPFVNIPEDTIREALKVVLDAKNHPVLIHCKRGKHRTGCLVGCLRKLQKWCLSSIFDEYQRFAAAKARVSDQSGREF, encoded by the exons ATGAAAATTGACCACAACTCCACCACCTCTGCCACCAACGGAGGCGACACTACCATCTGCAGGACTATCGAAGTGGCAGTTTTTGACCGCCGCGATCTCAGTCCACCTCCGGTCGTCGCTTCTCCTTCTCCGGTTGTCGGAGACGAACTCAATCTTATTCCACCTCTAAACTTTGCTATGGTAGATAATGGCATCTTTAGGTCTGGTTTTCCTGACTCTGCTAACTTCGCTTTTCTCCAAACTCTCGGCCTCCGCTCTATCAT ATGTCTATGTCCTGAGCCGTATCCAGAGGCGACCACGGAGTTTCTAAAGGATGGTGGAATCAGGCTCTATCAATTTGGGATCGAAGGTTACAAG GAGCCATTCGTAAACATCCCAGAGGATACAATTCGTGAAGCACTGAAAGTGGTCCTTG ATGCAAAGAATCATCCAGTTTTGATTCATTGTAAACGAGGAAAG CACCGAACTGGTTGTCTTGTGGGTTGCCTGAGAAAATTGCAAAAGTGGTGTCTCTCATCCATATTTGATGAGTATCAGCGGTTTGCAGCTGCGAAGGCTAGGGTTTCGGATCAAAG TGGAAGAGAATTCTAG
- the LOC133682698 gene encoding 1-aminocyclopropane-1-carboxylate oxidase: MEFPVISMEKLNGEERAATMEKIKDACENWGFFELLNHGISHEFLDTVERMTKEHYKKCMEQRFKELVASKALDGVQTEIKDLDWESTFQLRHLPKSNIAEIPDLDDEYRKVMKEFALKLEKLAEELLDLLCENLGLEKGYLKRAFYGSNGSPTFGTKVSNYPPCPKPDLVKGLRAHTDAGGIILLFQDDKVSGLQLLKDGQWIDVPPMRHSIVVNLGDQLEVITNGKYKSVEHRVIAQTDGTRMSVASFYNPGSEAVIYPAPALVEKEAEEKKKVYPKFVFDDYMKLYAGLKFQAKEPRFEAMKAVETTVNLGPIATA; encoded by the exons ATGGAGTTCCCAGTGATTAGCATGGAGAAGCTAAATGGCGAGGAGAGAGCAGCCACCATGGAAAAGATCAAGGATGCCTGTGAGAACTGGGGCTTCTTTGAG CTGCTGAACCATGGCATATCCCATGAGTTCTTGGACACCGTAGAGAGGATGACGAAGGAGCACTACAAGAAATGCATGGAGCAAAGGTTCAAGGAATTGGTGGCAAGCAAAGCCCTTGACGGTGTCCAAACAGAGATCAAAGACTTGGATTGGGAGAGCACCTTCCAGTTACGCCATCTCCCTAAGTCAAACATTGCTGAGATCCCCGATCTCGATGATGAAtacag GAAGGTGATGAAAGAATTTGCATTGAAGTTGGAGAAACTGGCAGAGGAGCTCCTGGACTTGTTATGTGAGAATCTTGGACTTGAAAAGGGGTACCTCAAAAGGGCTTTCTATGGATCAAACGGTAGTCCAACCTTTGGCACCAAGGTCAGCAATTATCCACCATGCCCCAAACCAGACCTGGTGAAGGGTCTCAGGGCCCACACCGACGCTGGTGGCATCATCTTGCTATTCCAGGATGACAAAGTCAGCGGCCTCCAGCTTCTCAAGGATGGCCAGTGGATTGATGTGCCCCCGATGCGCCACTCCATTGTTGTCAACCTTGGTGACCAACTCGAG GTAATCACCAATGGCAAGTATAAGAGTGTGGAGCACAGAGTGATTGCTCAAACGGATGGCACTAGGATGTCAGTAGCTTCTTTCTATAACCCTGGAAGTGAAGCAGTTATCTATCCAGCACCAGCTTTGGTGGAGAAGGAagcagaagagaagaaaaaagtgtACCCAAAATTTGTATTTGATGACTACATGAAGCTGTATGCTGGCCTCAAATTCCAGGCCAAGGAGCCAAGATTTGAAGCCATGAAAGCTGTAGAAACCACTGTCAATCTGGGTCCAATTGCAACTGCTTAA
- the LOC133681794 gene encoding tyrosine-protein phosphatase DSP1 isoform X1: protein MKIDHNSTTSATNGGDTTICRTIEVAVFDRRDLSPPPVVASPSPVVGDELNLIPPLNFAMVDNGIFRSGFPDSANFAFLQTLGLRSIICLCPEPYPEATTEFLKDGGIRLYQFGIEGYKEPFVNIPEDTIREALKVVLDAKNHPVLIHCKRGKHRTGCLVGCLRKLQKWCLSSIFDEYQRFAAAKARVSDQRFMELFDVSTLKHMPMSFSCSKRKGGEFLDPFLRQKE from the exons ATGAAAATTGACCACAACTCCACCACCTCTGCCACCAACGGAGGCGACACTACCATCTGCAGGACTATCGAAGTGGCAGTTTTTGACCGCCGCGATCTCAGTCCACCTCCGGTCGTCGCTTCTCCTTCTCCGGTTGTCGGAGACGAACTCAATCTTATTCCACCTCTAAACTTTGCTATGGTAGATAATGGCATCTTTAGGTCTGGTTTTCCTGACTCTGCTAACTTCGCTTTTCTCCAAACTCTCGGCCTCCGCTCTATCAT ATGTCTATGTCCTGAGCCGTATCCAGAGGCGACCACGGAGTTTCTAAAGGATGGTGGAATCAGGCTCTATCAATTTGGGATCGAAGGTTACAAG GAGCCATTCGTAAACATCCCAGAGGATACAATTCGTGAAGCACTGAAAGTGGTCCTTG ATGCAAAGAATCATCCAGTTTTGATTCATTGTAAACGAGGAAAG CACCGAACTGGTTGTCTTGTGGGTTGCCTGAGAAAATTGCAAAAGTGGTGTCTCTCATCCATATTTGATGAGTATCAGCGGTTTGCAGCTGCGAAGGCTAGGGTTTCGGATCAAAGGTTTATGGAGTTGTTTGATGTTTCTACCTTAAAGCATATGCCAATGTCATTTTCATGCTCGAAGAG GAAAGGTGGTGAGTTTCTGGATCCATTTCTGCGGCAAAAGGAATAA